The following are encoded in a window of Brevibacillus sp. DP1.3A genomic DNA:
- a CDS encoding helix-turn-helix domain-containing protein: MSRGKYNAFEKLAILEEVSNGEIGFLAAAKKYEINKTTLMKWQRRYKMYGYEGLERRTHLQRYSAELKLRAVKDYLEGGLSQYQIIDKYKIASTRQLFNWINKYNGHSSLKAYKGEAKAMTKGRSTTWQERIEIVQYCLAHGHNYQKTAEHFQVSYQQVYQWVKKFEDGGQDALKDGRGRKKTPEELTEADQQKLKMKKMEYEIERLRAENAFLKKLEELERRRR, from the coding sequence GTGTCTAGAGGTAAATATAATGCTTTCGAGAAACTCGCCATTCTCGAAGAAGTATCAAATGGGGAAATTGGTTTCCTGGCAGCTGCGAAGAAATATGAGATTAACAAGACGACTTTAATGAAATGGCAGCGTCGGTACAAGATGTATGGATATGAAGGGTTAGAGCGTCGTACGCATCTTCAACGCTATAGTGCTGAGCTTAAGCTCCGAGCGGTAAAGGATTACCTTGAGGGGGGATTGTCTCAGTACCAGATCATCGATAAATACAAGATTGCTAGCACGAGACAGCTTTTTAATTGGATCAACAAGTATAATGGTCATAGCAGCTTAAAAGCCTATAAAGGGGAAGCAAAAGCTATGACAAAGGGTCGCTCTACGACTTGGCAAGAACGGATTGAGATTGTGCAGTATTGTTTGGCACATGGACATAATTACCAAAAGACAGCTGAACATTTTCAGGTCTCCTACCAGCAAGTATACCAATGGGTGAAGAAGTTCGAAGATGGCGGTCAGGATGCGCTAAAGGATGGCCGAGGGAGAAAGAAAACTCCGGAGGAGTTAACAGAGGCCGATCAACAGAAACTCAAGATGAAGAAGATGGAGTACGAAATTGAGCGACTTCGGGCGGAAAATGCATTCTTAAAAAAGTTAGAGGAGCTAGAAAGAAGGCGACGCTAA
- a CDS encoding MerR family transcriptional regulator yields the protein MKRHWKVGELAKIAGITIRTLRFYDQIGLFSPSDYSPSGYRLYTEKDISRLQQILSLKELGLSLEQIKAVMAGDQLSLSDIVTIQIDSLKESIRMQQKLLHELENVSSRMQRNEPFTVEHFMNIIRTMRMKHEKFFAERKSSMDRHLDRLGEYLDEHPEEP from the coding sequence ATGAAACGACATTGGAAAGTCGGAGAACTTGCGAAAATAGCGGGAATTACGATACGAACTTTACGTTTTTACGATCAGATAGGCTTGTTTTCGCCATCCGACTATTCGCCATCCGGATACAGACTCTACACCGAAAAGGACATTTCACGCCTACAGCAAATTTTGTCCTTAAAGGAGTTGGGTCTATCGCTGGAGCAGATTAAAGCCGTTATGGCCGGAGACCAACTCAGCCTGTCAGACATTGTTACCATTCAAATAGACAGCCTGAAAGAAAGTATCCGCATGCAGCAGAAACTCTTGCATGAGCTTGAGAATGTATCGAGTCGGATGCAAAGGAACGAACCGTTTACCGTTGAGCATTTCATGAACATCATACGGACGATGAGAATGAAGCATGAGAAATTTTTCGCCGAGAGAAAATCGAGTATGGATCGCCACCTCGACCGACTTGGTGAATATTTAGATGAGCATCCGGAAGAACCATGA
- a CDS encoding SRPBCC family protein, whose product MSERSAKHSTFVIERNYKHSPAHVFAAWAGQAAKASWFPKADEFDFRVGGREFNRGGPPGGPVYTFDACYQEIVQNRRIVYSYTLDMEDKRMSVSVTTVEFDSVDGGTRLIYTEQGVFLDGLDTPEQREHGTKVMLDRLGEVLDAQ is encoded by the coding sequence GTGAGTGAAAGATCAGCCAAACATTCCACATTTGTCATCGAAAGGAACTATAAGCATTCCCCTGCCCATGTATTCGCTGCATGGGCGGGTCAAGCAGCCAAAGCTAGTTGGTTTCCTAAAGCCGACGAGTTCGACTTCCGCGTCGGCGGCCGCGAATTCAATCGCGGTGGTCCGCCTGGGGGACCCGTTTACACATTCGATGCCTGCTATCAGGAAATCGTTCAGAATAGGCGAATTGTATACTCATACACGCTGGACATGGAGGACAAGCGGATGTCTGTCTCCGTGACGACGGTGGAATTCGATTCCGTAGACGGCGGTACGCGCTTGATCTATACCGAGCAGGGCGTTTTTCTGGATGGTCTCGATACGCCTGAACAGCGTGAGCACGGAACAAAGGTGATGTTGGATCGGCTCGGAGAGGTTCTGGACGCCCAATGA
- a CDS encoding ABC transporter ATP-binding protein: MNAAVQCEQLTKRFGDRVAVNSLTLTVPRGSIYGFLGPNGSGKSTTIRMLCGLLTPTTGKGTVLGFDVMTQSEEIKQRIGYMSQKFSLYEDLTVEENLDFYAGVYQLNSVERKQRKAELIEMAGLTGREKQLAGSLSGGWKQRLALSCALLHKPELLILDEPTAGVDPVSRRIFWDVIHELARQGITVLVTTHYMDEAQTCDWIGFIFFGNLLAEGTPQELIDRMGVGHLEDVFIDLVRQEEARQAAEEGVR; this comes from the coding sequence ATGAACGCCGCCGTCCAATGCGAGCAGTTGACGAAGCGTTTCGGTGATCGAGTAGCTGTGAACAGCTTGACTCTGACAGTTCCGCGAGGTTCGATTTACGGTTTTTTGGGCCCGAATGGCTCAGGGAAATCGACCACCATCCGGATGCTTTGTGGTTTGTTGACCCCGACGACGGGAAAGGGGACGGTTCTTGGCTTCGATGTCATGACACAGAGCGAGGAAATTAAGCAACGGATCGGATATATGTCGCAAAAGTTCAGCCTGTATGAAGATTTGACAGTGGAAGAGAATCTAGATTTTTATGCCGGGGTTTATCAATTAAACAGTGTAGAACGAAAGCAGCGGAAAGCGGAACTGATTGAGATGGCAGGCCTGACAGGCAGGGAAAAGCAGCTTGCGGGATCGCTGTCAGGGGGATGGAAGCAACGCCTCGCGCTCTCCTGCGCTCTTTTGCACAAGCCGGAGCTGTTGATTTTGGACGAACCGACAGCAGGAGTCGATCCTGTTTCCCGCCGGATTTTTTGGGACGTTATTCATGAGCTGGCGAGACAGGGGATCACCGTGCTGGTGACCACACACTACATGGATGAGGCGCAGACATGCGATTGGATCGGCTTTATCTTTTTCGGCAATCTGCTTGCGGAAGGCACTCCACAAGAGTTGATTGATCGTATGGGAGTAGGCCATCTGGAGGATGTCTTCATCGATCTGGTTAGGCAGGAGGAAGCCAGACAGGCGGCGGAGGAGGGAGTCCGATGA
- a CDS encoding Ig-like domain-containing protein gives MKSIFQALLAVTLMFSLTLNSNNVSAKSEQEELGVPNQFLDDEQLEGIDAQFKSEYQLDSTYISDNLISYPKPGDVFVTVSNPIIAQTDVPTNIQPALTFSMPIAFDNDPSTVVSLYKVEGKSPVSGKLEIKNNTIYIRPDKTLESNTKYAIEIDKGASVSTTDSTKSIDKYLSQFVTSNNEAPIVIDVKPYEEETKVDVNAVITIQYDRKVKSGTNEFLLMDENAAEVPATFIVNNDTVTIQPNAPLKNNAEYYLAVVQGAVKDTSGNESYKYFSAFSTGTPSNGGSIPENPEPTLPEPIDLELGDISTEFE, from the coding sequence ATGAAGAGTATATTTCAAGCCTTACTCGCAGTAACACTCATGTTCAGTCTAACGCTAAACAGCAACAACGTATCAGCTAAATCGGAACAAGAAGAGCTTGGTGTACCGAATCAGTTCCTTGATGATGAGCAGCTAGAGGGAATTGACGCGCAATTTAAAAGTGAATACCAACTCGATAGCACGTATATTTCCGACAACCTAATCAGTTATCCAAAACCTGGGGATGTGTTCGTAACAGTTTCTAATCCTATTATTGCGCAGACAGATGTTCCTACAAACATTCAACCTGCGCTAACATTCTCGATGCCAATTGCTTTTGACAATGATCCGTCAACGGTAGTATCTCTCTATAAGGTTGAAGGAAAATCACCAGTCAGCGGAAAATTGGAGATTAAAAATAACACAATCTATATTCGTCCTGACAAGACTTTGGAATCAAATACGAAATATGCGATCGAGATCGACAAAGGAGCAAGTGTAAGTACCACTGATTCTACTAAATCGATCGATAAGTATTTATCTCAGTTTGTGACCAGCAACAACGAAGCGCCTATAGTAATCGATGTAAAGCCGTATGAAGAGGAAACAAAAGTGGATGTAAATGCGGTGATTACAATTCAGTATGATCGCAAAGTGAAAAGTGGAACAAACGAATTCCTATTAATGGATGAAAATGCTGCGGAGGTTCCTGCAACTTTTATCGTCAATAATGATACTGTAACGATCCAACCGAATGCACCTTTAAAAAATAATGCAGAGTACTACTTAGCGGTAGTCCAAGGAGCAGTTAAGGATACATCAGGGAATGAAAGCTATAAATATTTTTCCGCGTTTTCAACAGGCACCCCATCTAATGGAGGGTCCATTCCTGAGAATCCAGAACCAACTCTACCAGAACCAATTGATCTAGAATTAGGTGATATTTCAACAGAGTTTGAGTAG
- a CDS encoding HlyD family secretion protein — translation MKPVVRSICIGGLLLALSGCNWTSENHPSLSGTIEAIELPIVAEVGGLVTNVTIEEGSAVKKGQVLAQIDKRSYQITVAEAQAALDQATARLEEARAGSRDTTIQRSIANVQQANANIQLAHARKNQAEAGKARAAEQMTQAESQWQGAQQTLLYQQKRLEESTTLFEKGAISAKDLDAQKEAVNQAKTQADQWAAQVAQTQAQYRSAQGDIAAAAAQIGTAQAAQAGAQADLDQVKEGSTDYAIRALLATQQQAKAKLDQALLQVEKAQITATDDGTLLRSSIEQGEVAKTGATLFTMMKPDQLELVVYIPEAQLNRVKKGQEVGIKVDAYPEETFTGTISRISEKAEFTPKNVQTPDERTKLVFAVTIHITDGLDKIKPGMPADVLLTDEEGGQ, via the coding sequence ATGAAACCAGTTGTTCGCTCTATTTGTATCGGGGGACTGTTACTGGCATTGTCGGGCTGCAATTGGACATCCGAAAATCATCCGTCTCTGTCCGGCACAATCGAGGCCATCGAGCTGCCGATCGTAGCTGAAGTAGGCGGATTGGTTACAAACGTTACGATAGAAGAGGGAAGTGCAGTAAAAAAAGGACAAGTGCTGGCCCAAATCGATAAACGAAGCTACCAAATTACTGTGGCAGAAGCGCAGGCAGCACTGGACCAAGCGACAGCCAGGCTGGAAGAGGCGAGAGCAGGTTCACGCGACACGACGATCCAAAGAAGCATTGCCAACGTCCAGCAGGCCAATGCGAATATCCAACTGGCACACGCGAGAAAAAATCAGGCGGAAGCAGGAAAAGCACGTGCTGCTGAGCAGATGACACAGGCAGAATCGCAATGGCAGGGGGCGCAGCAGACCCTTTTGTATCAACAAAAAAGACTCGAGGAATCAACAACGCTCTTCGAAAAAGGAGCGATCTCTGCCAAAGACCTCGATGCGCAAAAAGAAGCAGTGAACCAGGCAAAAACGCAGGCAGATCAATGGGCGGCACAAGTAGCTCAGACACAGGCACAGTACCGTTCTGCACAAGGAGACATCGCTGCTGCTGCGGCCCAAATCGGTACAGCCCAAGCCGCGCAAGCCGGAGCGCAGGCGGATCTCGATCAGGTGAAGGAAGGAAGTACCGATTACGCGATTCGGGCACTGCTCGCCACCCAGCAGCAGGCGAAAGCGAAACTGGATCAAGCCTTATTGCAGGTGGAAAAGGCCCAGATTACGGCAACAGACGATGGTACTCTCTTGCGCTCCTCTATCGAACAGGGGGAAGTAGCCAAAACAGGCGCCACCTTGTTTACGATGATGAAGCCAGATCAGCTTGAGCTCGTCGTGTACATCCCGGAAGCACAATTGAATCGGGTGAAAAAAGGGCAAGAGGTTGGCATCAAGGTGGATGCCTATCCTGAAGAGACGTTTACGGGAACGATCAGTCGCATCTCGGAAAAAGCAGAGTTCACGCCGAAAAATGTACAGACGCCGGATGAACGCACCAAGCTTGTGTTCGCTGTTACGATACACATCACAGATGGACTCGACAAAATTAAACCAGGTATGCCTGCTGATGTGCTGCTGACAGACGAGGAGGGAGGTCAATGA
- a CDS encoding IS3 family transposase, translating to MLKKVRGARKKATLNQTRQETIYLAIQALQKDASISVQLLCKIAGIARSSYYKWLNRKPSAREMENEKFTQVMMTIYEKVEHTFGYRQLTLHMRKQTRKTINHKRVERLMKVMGIQSVIRRKKKKYTNATPQQVAENLLNRKFHADAPNEKWLTDVTEFKYGNGQKAYLSAILDLHDKSIVAYVLGRSNNNPLVFQTLKRALQAAPGSSPMLHSDRGYQYTSLGFKKLLDDNNIIQSMSSVGRCIDNGPMESFWGTLKCEKYYLHTYHTFEELERDIKAYIHFYNNERLQAKLNGLSPMEFRTKAA from the coding sequence ATTCTTAAAAAAGTTAGAGGAGCTAGAAAGAAGGCGACGCTAAATCAGACACGGCAGGAAACAATTTACCTTGCCATCCAAGCGCTTCAAAAGGATGCGTCAATTAGCGTTCAACTCCTATGTAAAATTGCAGGAATTGCACGCTCAAGCTATTACAAGTGGCTAAATCGCAAACCCAGTGCTCGAGAGATGGAGAATGAGAAGTTTACCCAGGTGATGATGACCATCTATGAGAAAGTGGAGCACACCTTTGGATACCGTCAATTAACCCTGCATATGCGAAAACAAACCAGAAAAACCATTAACCATAAGCGCGTAGAACGGTTAATGAAGGTAATGGGAATCCAGTCTGTTATCCGGAGAAAGAAAAAGAAGTACACAAACGCCACGCCGCAACAGGTGGCGGAAAACCTACTAAACCGTAAATTCCATGCCGATGCACCGAATGAAAAGTGGCTCACCGATGTAACGGAATTCAAGTACGGTAACGGCCAGAAAGCGTATTTAAGCGCTATTCTCGACCTTCATGATAAATCCATCGTCGCCTATGTATTAGGGCGTTCCAATAACAATCCACTTGTATTCCAGACGTTGAAACGGGCCTTGCAGGCAGCACCAGGAAGCAGCCCTATGCTTCATAGCGACCGAGGCTACCAATACACCTCCTTGGGCTTTAAGAAACTTTTGGATGACAACAACATAATCCAGAGCATGTCCAGTGTGGGACGATGTATCGATAACGGCCCAATGGAATCTTTTTGGGGGACCCTCAAATGTGAGAAGTACTATTTGCACACGTACCATACTTTTGAGGAACTTGAGAGAGATATTAAGGCCTATATCCACTTTTACAATAACGAACGATTACAAGCAAAACTAAACGGCCTCAGTCCGATGGAGTTCAGGACCAAGGCCGCCTAA
- a CDS encoding VOC family protein, which yields MISKVGQIMLYVNNQDQAVNFWTEKLGFRVVSEEKNGEMRWIEIAPAQGAETSIVLHNKEFVAKMSPGMNLGTPSLLLFSENIEELRNDLMNKNVKVGDIVTMPSGRVFNFADDEENYFAVLEKK from the coding sequence ATGATTAGCAAAGTCGGTCAAATCATGCTGTATGTCAATAACCAGGATCAAGCAGTGAACTTTTGGACCGAAAAACTAGGGTTCCGTGTTGTTTCAGAAGAGAAGAACGGTGAAATGAGATGGATTGAAATTGCTCCCGCTCAAGGCGCTGAAACAAGCATCGTTCTACACAATAAGGAATTTGTTGCGAAAATGTCGCCCGGAATGAATCTTGGCACTCCTTCGCTCCTGCTCTTTTCGGAAAATATCGAGGAATTGCGTAACGACCTCATGAATAAAAATGTGAAGGTTGGAGACATTGTTACGATGCCTTCGGGCCGCGTCTTTAACTTCGCAGACGATGAAGAAAATTACTTTGCTGTGCTGGAGAAAAAGTAA
- a CDS encoding ABC transporter permease, protein MRHFVWERYWSVVKKEVIQIKRDRPSLAIALVMPLMLLFLFGYAVNTDVNDIQMAVWNQSPSAASRELVDQFVNTRVFEVAAHVSGYEEIEAMLDDGSVNVALIIGPDYTRKRDRNEPVDVQMLINGSDPNIARTATSQAQLIVQHRAITLQEIKLQKQGLGELEQPLGLDTRVLFNPNMESIVFNIPGLIGLIMQNVTMILTAFSLVREKERGTMEQLIVTPIRPLELMLGKITPYVGVGLFSFCLVLLVGTYWFGVPVKGSISLLVTLSVLFLVTTLLLGIFISTVAKTQLQAMQMAFAFILPSVLLSGFMFPRDSMPLVIQWLGGLVPLTYFLEILRGIFLKGVDMDALWKDVVGMSSFCLLILTVAILRFRKKIE, encoded by the coding sequence ATGAGGCATTTTGTCTGGGAGCGTTACTGGTCTGTCGTGAAGAAGGAAGTCATCCAAATCAAGCGGGATCGTCCAAGTCTGGCGATTGCATTGGTCATGCCGCTGATGCTGTTGTTTTTGTTCGGATATGCTGTCAATACAGACGTGAATGACATCCAGATGGCAGTCTGGAATCAAAGCCCCTCTGCTGCCAGCCGAGAGCTGGTGGATCAGTTCGTCAATACGCGTGTATTCGAGGTGGCAGCCCATGTAAGTGGCTACGAGGAGATCGAAGCCATGTTAGACGATGGCTCCGTAAATGTCGCGCTCATTATCGGGCCAGACTACACCCGCAAGCGTGATCGCAACGAGCCGGTAGACGTGCAAATGCTCATTAATGGTTCTGATCCGAATATCGCCCGGACTGCCACTTCTCAAGCTCAGTTGATCGTTCAACATCGAGCGATCACGTTGCAGGAAATAAAGCTGCAAAAACAAGGCTTGGGGGAGCTAGAACAGCCACTTGGCTTGGATACACGCGTGTTGTTTAACCCCAATATGGAGAGTATTGTCTTCAATATTCCCGGTTTGATTGGCTTGATTATGCAAAACGTCACGATGATTCTGACGGCGTTTTCCCTCGTACGTGAAAAGGAGCGAGGAACAATGGAGCAGTTAATCGTGACTCCGATACGCCCATTGGAGCTGATGCTCGGCAAAATTACCCCATATGTAGGCGTAGGTCTCTTTTCGTTTTGTCTGGTGCTATTGGTTGGAACGTATTGGTTTGGGGTCCCTGTCAAAGGTAGTATTTCGCTTCTGGTGACTTTGTCTGTCTTGTTTTTGGTGACGACGCTTCTCTTGGGCATTTTCATTTCTACGGTGGCAAAGACCCAGCTGCAAGCGATGCAAATGGCATTCGCCTTTATCCTGCCTAGCGTGCTTCTTTCCGGCTTTATGTTCCCGCGCGATTCGATGCCGCTCGTGATACAATGGTTAGGCGGGCTCGTCCCGTTGACCTATTTTCTGGAAATCTTGCGAGGAATTTTCTTAAAGGGCGTGGACATGGATGCGCTCTGGAAGGATGTCGTCGGAATGAGCAGTTTTTGTCTCTTGATCCTGACCGTCGCTATCCTGCGATTCCGCAAGAAGATCGAATAA
- a CDS encoding MFS transporter, which yields MKAVAFESSKRAGLNEWIGLAVLSLPALLVTIDLSVMILALPHISLSIGADSTEQLWIMDIYGFMLSGFLITMGSLGDRLGRRKLLMFGAAAFGSASVLAAYSSTSGMLIAARALLGIAGATVSPSSLALISNMFRDHKQRSLAIGIWFMCSMGGMALGPVVGGMMLEHFSWGSIFLLGVPVMALLLLTASHLLPEYRDPAPGHLDMTSVMLSMCTILPAIYGLKEIAKQGLQILPLITIAAGVVFGMLFVRRQQRLDSPLMDLRLFANPSFSTALGGLFGITLTGASMLFIAQHLQFVEGLSPLAAAMCMLPGVVASMAGMLLSPIIARRVRPSLLIGAGLAVSATGCILLSQVGAGTGLSTLIVGYIFFNVGVAPFASLSSDLIIGSAPPAKAGSAASLLQTSGEFAFALGIAVLGSIGTYVYRTQIASFIPRDVTTLTAAASRESLAGAVSAAKALPEPIGSTLLHGAQKAFTDGMHTVVAVSGGLMIAIAILTVIKLRHIPPIGQKTPGEM from the coding sequence ATGAAAGCTGTTGCGTTTGAATCGAGTAAACGAGCCGGTTTGAACGAATGGATTGGACTTGCCGTGCTTTCATTGCCTGCACTGCTCGTTACGATAGACTTGTCCGTCATGATTCTCGCACTTCCTCACATAAGCCTCTCTATCGGCGCTGACAGTACAGAACAGCTCTGGATCATGGACATATACGGCTTCATGCTCTCGGGGTTTCTGATCACGATGGGCTCGCTCGGAGATCGACTCGGCCGCCGAAAGCTGCTGATGTTCGGCGCAGCGGCATTCGGTTCGGCTTCGGTGTTGGCCGCTTACTCCAGCACCTCTGGCATGCTGATTGCAGCACGGGCGCTGCTCGGCATAGCCGGGGCGACGGTATCGCCTTCGTCCCTGGCTTTAATCAGCAATATGTTCCGTGATCATAAGCAGCGCTCCCTCGCCATAGGCATATGGTTTATGTGCTCGATGGGAGGCATGGCGCTTGGCCCAGTAGTCGGCGGGATGATGCTGGAGCATTTTTCATGGGGTTCGATTTTTCTACTCGGCGTTCCAGTCATGGCGCTGCTGTTGTTGACTGCATCCCATCTTCTGCCCGAATATCGGGATCCCGCACCTGGTCATTTGGATATGACTAGCGTCATGCTGTCGATGTGCACCATTCTACCGGCAATATACGGCCTAAAGGAAATCGCTAAGCAAGGTCTACAGATCTTGCCGCTCATTACCATCGCGGCTGGAGTTGTTTTCGGGATGTTATTCGTAAGACGGCAGCAACGGTTGGACAGTCCGCTAATGGATTTGCGCCTATTCGCAAACCCCTCCTTCAGCACAGCACTGGGCGGCTTGTTCGGTATCACTTTGACAGGCGCTTCCATGCTCTTCATCGCACAGCATCTTCAATTCGTGGAAGGACTATCGCCGCTTGCGGCAGCGATGTGCATGCTCCCGGGAGTGGTTGCGTCGATGGCAGGCATGCTGTTGTCGCCGATCATCGCTCGGCGGGTTCGACCGTCACTCCTTATCGGGGCAGGCCTTGCCGTCTCGGCGACTGGTTGTATTCTACTGTCCCAGGTAGGAGCGGGAACCGGACTCTCTACCCTGATCGTCGGTTATATCTTTTTTAATGTGGGAGTAGCCCCGTTTGCGAGCTTATCCAGCGATCTAATTATCGGCTCGGCCCCACCTGCGAAAGCGGGTTCGGCAGCGTCCTTGCTGCAAACGAGCGGTGAATTCGCATTCGCACTTGGTATCGCTGTATTAGGCAGCATCGGAACATACGTGTACCGCACTCAAATTGCCAGCTTCATACCGAGAGATGTTACGACGTTAACAGCCGCAGCCTCCCGCGAAAGTCTGGCTGGGGCAGTCTCGGCAGCTAAAGCATTACCCGAACCAATTGGTTCAACACTTCTTCATGGCGCCCAGAAAGCATTTACCGACGGCATGCATACTGTTGTGGCCGTTAGCGGCGGGCTCATGATCGCTATCGCCATACTCACCGTGATCAAGCTTCGGCATATCCCCCCCATCGGGCAGAAAACGCCAGGTGAGATGTAA
- a CDS encoding DNA topoisomerase III produces MSKTVVLAEKPSVGRDIAKVLQCHKKGNGFFEGDKYIVTWALGHLVTLADPEAYGQQFSSWRIEDLPIMPSPLRLVVIKESNRQFQVVKQQLRRNDVGQIVIATDAGREGELVARWILELVHVNKPIKRLWISSVTDKAIREGFRNLKDGKNYENLFASAAARAEADWLVGINATRALTCKHNAQLSCGRVQTPTLAIVASREEEIRRFTPKPFYGLSAVAQGPIQLQWQDQQTKDFKTFSKEKADQLIGALKQEKNAEVIEITRAHKKTYAPQLYDLTELQRDANRMFGYSPKQTLSIMQGLYEHHKAVTYPRTDSRYLSADIVETLPDRIKAVQMKPYAPLAARILRAPIKANKSFVDDSKVSDHHAIIPTEQAVFLGDLSDKERKIFDLIVKRFLAVLLPAFEYEQTTIQAKIGNETFLAKGKTVLAQGWREAYDHDVEEDDAKDGVKEQILPTLAKGDRLHIQSVSQTKGETKPPEPFTEASLLTAMENPAKYMANESKDLIKTIGETGGLGTVATRADVIEKLFNSFLLEKRGKHIFVTAKAKQLLELVPDEMQSPTLTAQWEQKLGAIAKGSLNKRAFIEEMKSYAKEVVQQIKNSDQTFRHDNLTRSRCPECNKFLLEVNGKRGKMQVCQDRECGYRKSIAKQTNARCPKCHKRLELRGEGEGQTFVCACGHKEKLKTFQERRDKEKGSKVSKKEVSKYLKGQDKEQDEGINSALKDALSKLKFD; encoded by the coding sequence ATGAGTAAAACAGTTGTACTGGCAGAAAAGCCTTCGGTTGGACGCGACATTGCCAAAGTATTGCAGTGTCACAAAAAAGGAAATGGCTTTTTTGAAGGAGATAAATATATTGTAACGTGGGCGCTGGGGCATTTGGTCACTCTCGCTGATCCTGAAGCGTACGGGCAGCAATTCAGCTCGTGGCGAATCGAGGATTTGCCGATTATGCCGTCCCCATTGCGCTTGGTCGTGATCAAGGAAAGCAACAGGCAATTCCAGGTCGTCAAACAACAATTGAGACGCAACGATGTCGGGCAGATCGTCATTGCGACGGATGCAGGGCGTGAAGGAGAGCTCGTTGCCCGGTGGATTCTCGAGCTGGTTCACGTGAATAAACCAATCAAGCGTCTGTGGATTTCCTCGGTGACAGATAAGGCGATCCGCGAAGGCTTCCGCAATCTGAAGGACGGCAAAAACTATGAAAACTTGTTTGCCTCCGCCGCTGCTCGTGCAGAAGCTGACTGGCTCGTAGGAATCAATGCCACCCGCGCTTTGACGTGCAAGCATAACGCCCAGCTCTCATGCGGTCGTGTCCAAACGCCAACACTCGCCATTGTAGCATCGCGAGAAGAGGAGATTCGTCGCTTTACGCCCAAGCCATTTTATGGGCTGTCTGCGGTGGCACAAGGTCCGATTCAGCTCCAATGGCAAGATCAGCAAACGAAGGATTTCAAAACGTTTTCCAAGGAGAAAGCGGATCAGCTAATAGGCGCTCTCAAACAGGAGAAAAACGCAGAAGTCATCGAGATTACTCGTGCACACAAAAAGACGTATGCTCCACAGCTGTACGATTTGACGGAGCTGCAAAGGGATGCCAACCGGATGTTTGGCTACTCACCAAAGCAGACACTGTCCATCATGCAGGGGCTATATGAGCATCACAAGGCAGTGACGTACCCACGAACGGACTCTCGCTATCTCTCTGCTGATATCGTCGAGACGCTGCCGGATCGTATCAAGGCTGTCCAAATGAAGCCATATGCGCCCCTCGCGGCCAGAATCCTGCGTGCGCCGATCAAAGCGAACAAATCGTTCGTAGATGACAGCAAAGTATCGGACCACCATGCGATCATCCCGACGGAGCAAGCTGTTTTTCTCGGTGATTTGAGCGATAAGGAACGCAAGATTTTCGACCTCATCGTGAAGCGCTTCCTGGCCGTTCTGCTGCCTGCCTTCGAATATGAGCAAACGACCATCCAGGCGAAAATCGGGAATGAAACGTTCCTGGCAAAAGGAAAAACCGTGCTCGCCCAAGGCTGGAGAGAGGCGTATGACCACGATGTAGAAGAAGACGACGCGAAGGACGGCGTAAAGGAACAAATCCTGCCTACACTTGCAAAAGGAGATCGTCTGCACATCCAGTCAGTATCCCAGACCAAGGGAGAGACGAAGCCGCCAGAGCCATTTACGGAAGCGAGTCTGCTGACAGCGATGGAAAACCCGGCGAAATACATGGCGAACGAGAGCAAGGATTTGATCAAAACGATTGGGGAAACGGGCGGACTTGGTACGGTTGCAACCCGCGCGGATGTGATCGAGAAGCTGTTCAACAGCTTTTTGCTAGAGAAGCGCGGCAAGCATATTTTTGTCACCGCAAAAGCCAAGCAATTGCTAGAGCTCGTCCCAGATGAAATGCAGTCGCCGACCTTGACCGCTCAATGGGAGCAAAAGCTCGGTGCCATCGCCAAGGGCAGCTTGAACAAGCGAGCGTTTATCGAAGAGATGAAATCGTACGCAAAAGAAGTCGTCCAACAGATCAAGAACAGCGATCAGACTTTCCGGCACGACAACCTGACCAGAAGCAGGTGCCCGGAGTGCAATAAGTTTTTGCTGGAGGTAAATGGAAAGCGCGGCAAAATGCAGGTGTGCCAGGATCGGGAATGCGGCTATCGCAAAAGCATTGCCAAGCAGACCAATGCCAGATGTCCAAAATGCCACAAAAGATTGGAGCTGCGCGGAGAAGGGGAAGGACAAACCTTTGTCTGCGCGTGTGGGCACAAGGAAAAACTGAAGACCTTCCAGGAGCGTCGCGACAAGGAAAAGGGCAGCAAGGTTTCGAAGAAAGAAGTATCCAAGTATTTGAAGGGGCAAGACAAGGAGCAGGACGAAGGAATCAACTCAGCGTTGAAAGACGCACTGTCCAAATTAAAGTTCGATTAA